Genomic window (Vibrio gallicus):
AATTTTCTAATTCCTTCTACATTGCCCATGACAAAGGCGCTTCGAAAAAAGCAACCTCTTTAAAAAAAAATTCACTATTTTTTTTGTTTTTAAGATGGCTCATAGTATGCAAAAAATATTGGTTAGTAAGAGACCCAGTCTAAACGTTTATTGATCTAGATCAAATACATGATTGGGTGCTTTTCGTTTAATACGCCCACAAGATGTAGTGTGTAATCGTAATTTATATACCCTATATAGTGTATCTGTGAATATGCTGTGGGTAAGGAGAAAATGTGAATCCAGTTGTGCAAAAAAGAGATGGCTCTCTTGCTCCGTTTACTTTAGACCGTATCGTAGCAGCAGTAGAAAGCGCCGCGGCTCAAATCAACCTCAATGCATCAGAGTATGCAGTAACTGTAGCAAAGTCGGTTGAGGCTCAGCTGGAAGGGTGTAAAGAGGTCGATATACAACAGATCCAAACACTCGTTGAGAATGAACTGATGCAAGGTCCGTTAAAAGGGCTGGCTCGCTCTTATATTGAATACCGCCATGACCGTGATAGTGCACGTGAAAAGAAAAGCGCACTAAACCAAGAGATCCAAGGTTTGATCGAACAATCTAATGCGGATCTTCTCAATGAAAACGCAAATAAAGATGGCAAGGTTATTCCGACTCAGCGTGATTTATTGGCCGGTATTGTCGCTAAGCACTACGCGAAAACGCACATTCTTCCTCGTGATATTGTACAGGCACATGATCAAGGTGATATTCACTATCATGACCTGGATTACGCACCGTTTTTCCCAATGTTTAACTGCATGTTGATTGACCTTAAAGGCATGTTGACCCATGGCTTTAAAATGGGTAATGCGGAGATCGATACACCGAAATCTATCTCTACGGCGACAGCGGTTACAGCACAAATTATTGCACAGGTTGCGAGTCATATTTATGGCGGTACAACCATCAACCGCATTGATGAAATACTAGAACCTTACGTGATCTCAAGCTACGAGAAACATCTTAAGGTTGCTCAAGAGTGGGATATCCACGCTCCCGAAGCATTTGCTCGCTCTCGTACTGAAAAAGAGTGCTATGACGCATTCCAATCTTTAGAGTATGAAGTCAACACGCTACATACCGCAAATGGCCAAACTCCGTTTGTGACATTTGGATTTGGTTTAGGTGACTCTTGGGCATCAAAGCTTATTCAAGAGTCTATTTTACGTAATCGTATTGCAGGCCTTGGTAAAAACCGTAAAACAGCAGTATTTCCAAAGCTGGTATTCGCTATCAAAGATGGCTTAAACCACAAGAAATCTGATCCAAACTACGATATCAAACAACTGGCATTAGAATGCGCATCTAAGCGTATGTACCCAGATATCTTAAACTACGACAAAGTTGTCGAGGTGACGGGTTCATTCAAAACGCCAATGGGTTGCCGCAGCTTCCTAAATGTTTATGAAGAAAATGGTGAGATGATACATGACGGGCGTAATAACCTGGGTGTTGTTAGCCTGAACTTGCCACGTATCGCACTACAAGCAAAAGGCGATATTGCACGTTTCTATGAAATTTTGGATCAACGCCTTGTTACGGCTCGCCGTGCACTTGAAACCCGTATTGAGCGCCTAGAAAACGTGAAAGCGCGTGTTGCACCTATCCTATATATGGAAGGGGCATGTGGTGTTCGTTTACAACCTGATGATTCAGTTTCCGAAATATTCAAAAATGGCCGTGCATCAATTTCATTGGGCTATATCGGTATTCATGAAGCAATCAATGCGCTATTTGGTACTAGTGAGCATGTTTACGATGCCCCTGAGCTTCGTGAAAAAGCACTAGAAATGATCGCGTACCTGAAATCAAATGTTGATCAATGGACAGATGAAACAGGGTATGGCTTTAGCCTCTATGGCACACCAAGCGAAAATCTATGCAGTCGTTTCGCACGCATCGACACCCAAGAATTTGGCGTCGTAGCCGGAGTTACTGACCGAGGTTATTACACCAACAGCTTCCACCTAGATGTTGAGAAGAAAGTAAACCCGTACGATAAGATTGATTTTGAAAAACCTTATCCACACATTTCAAGTGGCGGTTTTATCTGTTATGGCGAATTTCCTAACATGCAGCGCAACGTAGAAGCCCTAGAAAATGTTTGGGATTACTCCTACGCTCACGTTCCATACTATGGCACTAATACACCGATAGATGAGTGTTATGAATGTGGATACACGGGTGAGTTTGATTGTACAAGTAAGGGCTTTACTTGCCCAAATTGTGGCAATCATGATTCAACCAAGGTTTCAGTTACCCGTCGCGTATGTGGGTACTTGGGAAGCCCTGACGCTCGACCATTTAACTTTGGTAAGCAAGAAGAAGTTAAACGCCGCGTTAAGCACCTTTAATTCACCCCTTAAATAGGGAAGAGAGAGCACTGATGAATATCCATCAATACTACCCAATAGACGTTGTTAATGGGCCAGGTACGCGCTGTACTTTGTTTGTGTCAGGTTGTATTCATCAGTGTCGTGGTTGTTACAATCAATCTACTTGGTCACCAAGCTCTGGAGTACAGTTCACTCCAGAGATGGAAGAGCAGATCATCAATGATCTAAAAGACACGCGAATTAAGAGAAGAGGGCTTTCTCTATCTGGTGGCGATCCTTTACTACCTGCTAACGTTGCTGCGGTCTTGCATTTGGTACAACGGGTCAAGCGTGAATGTCCAGATAAAGATATCTGGATGTGGACCGGTTACCTACTCGGTGAATTGAGCGATGCACAACGTCAAGTAGTTGATTATGTTGATACCTTAATTGATGGAAAGTTTGAACAAGAGCAAGCGAGCGCGATGTTAGAATGGCGTGGCAGTGCAAACCAAGTCATACATTATTTTAAAAAAAATGAGCTGTAATAGGCCACCCATTTAGCTCAGTTATTTAATGTGCCTAAAAATTACGCGAAACCTCAATTGCTCTTAGTTATTTATTTAGATTTTGTCTCGCAAGTGATAACGTGAACTTAATTAAATGGATTTCAAAGGGCAGTTTTCATGTTTAGCCATCTACCTTCCCCACAACAGGACCCGATCCTGTCATTGTCAGCCGCTTATCGTAAAGATACACGAGATAACAAAGTAGACCTTGGTATCGGGGTGTACAAAAACAGTGACGGTGTCACTCCTGTCATGCGTGCTGTTATTGCCGCACAACAAAAAATGCTCGATGCCCAAACTACTAAAGCGTATGTCGGTATGGCGGGGGACGAAGAATTCAACCTGCAAGCATTGCGTCTGCTTACTCAAGATCAGTCGGTAATCGAACGAGCATCATCAATACAGACCCCAGGCGCGAGTGGTGGTCTACGTATGCTGGCAGAGATTATCGCGTTTTCTCAACCGGGCTCGACGGTTTGGCTTAGTAATCCTAGCTATGTGAATCATCAACCAGTGATGGAAGCGGCGGGTTTGAAGGTCAAGCATTATCAATATTTTGATGCAAAAACCAAACAAGTTGACCTAAATGCCATGTTAAGCGACTTAAAAGGTGCGGGTAGACAAGATATCGTGTTACTGCATGGATGTTGCCATAACCCAACCGGTGCAGATTTAAGCGTTGAGGGATGGAAAGCGGTAACGGAACTGGCACAGCACAACGGTTTTACCCCGTTTATTGATATCGCATATCAAGGATTTGGTAATGGGCTTGAGCAAGATGCGTTCGGTGTACAGTATATGTCAGCTAATCTTCCAGAGATGTTGGTAACAAGTTCTTGCTCTAAAAACTTTGGTCTTTATCGTGAAAGAACTGGTAGCGCGATTATCATCGGTGAAAATATCACTCACGCAAATAACGCTCGTGGCAAGCTTATGCAGTTAGCTCGATCAACTTACACTATGCCACCTGCGCATGGAGCGTCTATAGTTAAAACTATATTACTCGACAACGACTTAACCGCAGATTGGAAGAGTGAGCTTGAAGAGATGCGCCTACGTTTGCGTGCTCTTCGAACGGGTCTTTGCCAAGAGATTAAGCAACGTAGTGGTAGTGATGAGTTTGAGTTTATTAAGCAACATCAAGGTATGTTCAGCGTGCTTGGTTTTAGCGCAGAACAGATGGTTAAACTTCGTGAGCAGTATGCGATTTATGGCGTTGATGATGGGCGTATTAATATTGCAGGACTGCGCGAGCAAGACCTTGCGAATGTAGCTCAAGCAATTATTGACGTTAAATCTTAGATAATTACCAGGTGGATGAATGAAATATTGGAAGTCTTTAGCAATTGCGATAGCAGGTGTTATGTTGGGTGCATGTTCGAGCGCACCGACTACAAGTCAAGATAATGGTGCCACAAGCACACCAAGCTTTGAGCAAGAAACTGAAGAAAGCGTCGAAGTCGTTGACGAAGTGAAAGAGCCAGAAGTAAAAAAAGAGCCAGTTGAGGCGGTAAAAGTGCCGCTACCTTCCAAAACTAAGGACGGTAAGCTAATTCTAGGCGAGAAAGAATGGGTTTATTTCCCTAAGTCTAATCGTCATGTGCGAGCGCGAATTGACTCTGGCGCGACGACATCATCGCTGTCCGCTGTCGACGTCAAAGAGTTTGAACGAGATGGTAAAAAGTGGGTTAAGTTTAAGCCGGCTTTCAATAATAAGGTTGGTAAAGAATTAAGCCTGCCAGTAGAGCGCTGGGCGAAGATCAAGCAATCTAGTACTGACTCGGCAGATAAGCGAGCTGTGGTCTCAGTTTGGATCCAACTAGGCGATTTAAAAGAAAAAACCGAGTTTACGCTGGTGGATCGATCTCATTTGAGTTATCCGGTTTTGCTAGGACGCAGCTTTGTTCGTGATGTCGCTATCGTAGATGTTAGCCGCAAATATGTTCAACCAAAAGTTACGAAATAACGCACTTTTTAACTTAAGTGCATTTGGACACCATTCATTATGTATCGATTTATAACGCTATTTTTAGCTATCTGTTTTAGCTCACTGACCTACGCTAAACCGGTTGTTTATATATATGCCGCTTCCTCTATGACCGAAGCGGTAACACAAGTAACCAAGCACTTTGAAGACTCAAATATCGAAGTTAAAGCGGTGTTTGGTAGCTCGTCTTCTTTAGCGCGTCAAATAGAGCATAAGGCGCCAGCGGATATCTATATTTCTGCAAATACACTGTGGATGGATTATGTTGAACAGGCATTATCTCCAAAACAGAAAGGGTTTAATTTTGCCTCTAACGGCTTGGTGCTTACGATTCCTAATTCGAGTCATGCCAAACCGATTGCTTTGAGTAATGCTTCAGACTGGGCTGGGCTATTGGGTAAACAGCGTTTAGCTATTGGTGAACCCAATACGGTACCAGTTGGGATCTACGCAAAAGAAACCCTAGAAAAACTCAAGGTATGGGACCAAATTAAAGAGCAACTAGCACCGATGAAGAACACCCGTGCCACACTTGCCATGGTTGAGCGTGGTGAGGTTCCTGCGGGGATTGTTTACCATACCGACGCAATTCAATCGTCAAAGGTGAAGGTTCTTCAAGTTATTCCAAGCCAGTTCCATGAACCAATTAATTATCCAATTATTCAACTTTCCGATAAGCCTGAAGTTACGAAGGTTTATAACTATTTCTTGGGTGAAGAAATGAAAAGCAAGCTAAAAGAGCTTGGCTTTACGACGATTAATTAAGACATACCATGGTGCTAACCGATTATGAATTAGCGGCATTACTTCTTAGCCTTAAGATAGCCCTAATCGCTTCTGTATGCTTATTACCGATAGGAATTGGCTTAGGCTGGTTGTTGGCGCGTAAGGAGTTTTACGGTAAATCGCTACTCGATGGGATTATCCACCTACCGTTGGTATTACCCCCAGTGGTGGTGGGTTATCTATTATTGGTTTTGTTTGGCAGCCAAGGAATATTTGGTCGAGCACTGCAAAATGCATTCGGCATCTCATTTGCGTTTAATTGGCATGGTGCGGTTCTTGCGGCAGCGGTGGTGTCGTTGCCGTTAATGGTGCGGTCGATTCGGTTAGGCATTATGGGGGTTGACCCTAAGTTTGAACAAGCTGCAATGACGCTAGGTGCAAAGCCGTGGAAGGTTTTTGTTACGATAACCTTACCGCTAACTCTTCCGGGGTTAATTTCTGGGTTCCTATTGGCATTTGCTCGCAGTTTAGGTGAGTTTGGAGCCACCATCACCTTTGTTTCCAACATTCCGGGTGAAACCCAAACCATTCCCTTAGCCATGTTTAGTTTTTTAGAGACTCCGGGCGCAGAGTTTCAAGCGATGCGACTGTGTATTCTTGCCATAGTTATTGCATTGAGCTCACTGTTTATTAGTGAACTGCTATCTCGAAAAGCACAACGTAACTTGGGGTATATTTGATGCTGACGGTGAGTTTCAAACACAGCTTTGAAGCCCAAACATTTGATATAAATGCCAATATCCCAGCTAAAGGCGTTACCGCCGTATTTGGGCGCTCTGGTAGTGGTAAAACCACCTTACTCAATGTCATTGCGGGTTTAGTTACACCTGATGAAGGCAGGGTTGCGCTATCAGGAAGGGTGCTATTTGATAGTGCTACGGGGATAACAGTGCCCATCTGGAAGCGAGAGTGCGCAGTTGTTTTTCAAGATTCGAGATTGTTTCCGCATCTGTCTATCAAACAAAACCTAAACTATGGTAGACCTAACACCGTCAATGAGAGTAAATACCAAGAGATTATTAATCTATTAGATATAGAACATCTGGTTGAGGCAAAACCTCATCAGCTGAGCGGCGGCGAAAAGCAGCGAGTTGGTATTGCTCGTGCATTGCTCTCGCAGCCCAAATTACTTTTGATGGATGAACCGTTAGCGAGTTTAGATATTCCTCGTAAGCGTGAGGTATTAAATTATCTACAAAATTTGGCACAACGCATTGATATTCCAGTTATTTATGTCACGCACAGTCTTGAAGAAGTCATGAATCTAGCCGATAACTTGTTATTAGTCGAACAGGGTGAAATAACAGGATTTGGCTCAGTAGAGGATGTTTGGAACGGAGAAAGCTTAGCGCTATGGAAAGGACAGGGTCAGCACAGCTCACTGTTGAACGTTAAGGTATGTGAACCTCACACAGATCACTGCATGCGCAGACTAGAGGTAGCCAATCACAGTCTATGGGTTCCTGATGATGGCTTTAACGGCCTTGTAAACAAGTGTATGCGTTTACGTATCAATGCCAGTGATGTATCTGTGACAACGTCACAAGCGGTGGGGAGCTCTATTCGAAATATATTACCGGTAACGGTGCTATCTATTGCGCAGTTGAGCGAACATTCTGTATTACTGGAGTTAGAACTAGCCGCAGGCGTCTCAATTAAGTCTACGATAACTGTGTGGGCGGCAAGAGAGTTAGATCTGACGCATGGAACAACACTCTACGCTCAAATCAAAGGCGTGAGTTTTACTCAGCAGAATTTGGCATCCCATTAGCCCAAATATGGGCTAATGGGATGATTGAATTTAATCGCGTAGGAATACGCTATTAAATTCACGTTTTAAGATAGGGTCACGGCGAGCTTTTTTCAGCTGTTTAACCATATCTTTTATACAATTAAACAGTACTTGATCGAGCATTTGTGCCTTATAGGCATTGGTTTGTTCTTCATCCATGTTTTCCGGAATGTTTAAGCTTGGAAATTCTTCAAGAAGACCAACACCGGCGAAAGCTTGGCTAACAGATGTTAAGGCGTGGAATTGCTCAAAGCTGTCTACCACGTTTTGCGCACTAGCGGGTAGGTCATCCCATGCTTGGCGAACTTCTTGTTCAGCAGCTTCATGGATAGAAACCACCATTTGATACATTTGTTCTGGGACTTCATCAAACTCGATAACTTGACGCAGTTCTTTCGATACTTCAGCTAAGTCAATGGTTTGGATATCTTGGGTTTCTGACATGATTAATACCTATGTAATGTTCAATAGCCATCGTAAGAAGTCTTACACTAAAGTCAACAATTAGCATGAAAATCGGTGATAAGTGGGCATATATTAAGGATTGAATGGTACGTGAAGGGAATCAATTTTAAATTTAGGTTATTTATTGCGCTTTCCCTTATAGGGGCTAGCAGCTGCGCATATGCAACTGAATTTTACCGCTCTATCTTGGAGGGTAACTTTGCAACGGCGGTGTTATTAAGTGACAGCGACGCATTCTCTTTTGGTTTTCAGGACTTTGATCCGAACCGTTTTGTTGATATTGGTGATGATATTGGCAATGAAGACTCCCTTAATCTGCGTAAAGAATTAGGGGTAACCACGCTACCTTATACCTATCAATTACCCACCTTGACCTTTGTGGATAATTCAAAGTTAGAACACAGCCTGCGGTTTATGTTTTCTTATATGAGGTTGGCGCGTGATGTGAGTCTTAGCCCAGATTTTGAATCGGATAA
Coding sequences:
- the nrdD gene encoding anaerobic ribonucleoside-triphosphate reductase translates to MNPVVQKRDGSLAPFTLDRIVAAVESAAAQINLNASEYAVTVAKSVEAQLEGCKEVDIQQIQTLVENELMQGPLKGLARSYIEYRHDRDSAREKKSALNQEIQGLIEQSNADLLNENANKDGKVIPTQRDLLAGIVAKHYAKTHILPRDIVQAHDQGDIHYHDLDYAPFFPMFNCMLIDLKGMLTHGFKMGNAEIDTPKSISTATAVTAQIIAQVASHIYGGTTINRIDEILEPYVISSYEKHLKVAQEWDIHAPEAFARSRTEKECYDAFQSLEYEVNTLHTANGQTPFVTFGFGLGDSWASKLIQESILRNRIAGLGKNRKTAVFPKLVFAIKDGLNHKKSDPNYDIKQLALECASKRMYPDILNYDKVVEVTGSFKTPMGCRSFLNVYEENGEMIHDGRNNLGVVSLNLPRIALQAKGDIARFYEILDQRLVTARRALETRIERLENVKARVAPILYMEGACGVRLQPDDSVSEIFKNGRASISLGYIGIHEAINALFGTSEHVYDAPELREKALEMIAYLKSNVDQWTDETGYGFSLYGTPSENLCSRFARIDTQEFGVVAGVTDRGYYTNSFHLDVEKKVNPYDKIDFEKPYPHISSGGFICYGEFPNMQRNVEALENVWDYSYAHVPYYGTNTPIDECYECGYTGEFDCTSKGFTCPNCGNHDSTKVSVTRRVCGYLGSPDARPFNFGKQEEVKRRVKHL
- the nrdG gene encoding anaerobic ribonucleoside-triphosphate reductase-activating protein encodes the protein MNIHQYYPIDVVNGPGTRCTLFVSGCIHQCRGCYNQSTWSPSSGVQFTPEMEEQIINDLKDTRIKRRGLSLSGGDPLLPANVAAVLHLVQRVKRECPDKDIWMWTGYLLGELSDAQRQVVDYVDTLIDGKFEQEQASAMLEWRGSANQVIHYFKKNEL
- a CDS encoding amino acid aminotransferase; the protein is MFSHLPSPQQDPILSLSAAYRKDTRDNKVDLGIGVYKNSDGVTPVMRAVIAAQQKMLDAQTTKAYVGMAGDEEFNLQALRLLTQDQSVIERASSIQTPGASGGLRMLAEIIAFSQPGSTVWLSNPSYVNHQPVMEAAGLKVKHYQYFDAKTKQVDLNAMLSDLKGAGRQDIVLLHGCCHNPTGADLSVEGWKAVTELAQHNGFTPFIDIAYQGFGNGLEQDAFGVQYMSANLPEMLVTSSCSKNFGLYRERTGSAIIIGENITHANNARGKLMQLARSTYTMPPAHGASIVKTILLDNDLTADWKSELEEMRLRLRALRTGLCQEIKQRSGSDEFEFIKQHQGMFSVLGFSAEQMVKLREQYAIYGVDDGRINIAGLREQDLANVAQAIIDVKS
- a CDS encoding ATP-dependent zinc protease family protein, with product MKYWKSLAIAIAGVMLGACSSAPTTSQDNGATSTPSFEQETEESVEVVDEVKEPEVKKEPVEAVKVPLPSKTKDGKLILGEKEWVYFPKSNRHVRARIDSGATTSSLSAVDVKEFERDGKKWVKFKPAFNNKVGKELSLPVERWAKIKQSSTDSADKRAVVSVWIQLGDLKEKTEFTLVDRSHLSYPVLLGRSFVRDVAIVDVSRKYVQPKVTK
- the modA gene encoding molybdate ABC transporter substrate-binding protein, whose amino-acid sequence is MYRFITLFLAICFSSLTYAKPVVYIYAASSMTEAVTQVTKHFEDSNIEVKAVFGSSSSLARQIEHKAPADIYISANTLWMDYVEQALSPKQKGFNFASNGLVLTIPNSSHAKPIALSNASDWAGLLGKQRLAIGEPNTVPVGIYAKETLEKLKVWDQIKEQLAPMKNTRATLAMVERGEVPAGIVYHTDAIQSSKVKVLQVIPSQFHEPINYPIIQLSDKPEVTKVYNYFLGEEMKSKLKELGFTTIN
- the modB gene encoding molybdate ABC transporter permease subunit, with the protein product MVLTDYELAALLLSLKIALIASVCLLPIGIGLGWLLARKEFYGKSLLDGIIHLPLVLPPVVVGYLLLVLFGSQGIFGRALQNAFGISFAFNWHGAVLAAAVVSLPLMVRSIRLGIMGVDPKFEQAAMTLGAKPWKVFVTITLPLTLPGLISGFLLAFARSLGEFGATITFVSNIPGETQTIPLAMFSFLETPGAEFQAMRLCILAIVIALSSLFISELLSRKAQRNLGYI
- the modC gene encoding molybdenum ABC transporter ATP-binding protein ModC; translated protein: MLTVSFKHSFEAQTFDINANIPAKGVTAVFGRSGSGKTTLLNVIAGLVTPDEGRVALSGRVLFDSATGITVPIWKRECAVVFQDSRLFPHLSIKQNLNYGRPNTVNESKYQEIINLLDIEHLVEAKPHQLSGGEKQRVGIARALLSQPKLLLMDEPLASLDIPRKREVLNYLQNLAQRIDIPVIYVTHSLEEVMNLADNLLLVEQGEITGFGSVEDVWNGESLALWKGQGQHSSLLNVKVCEPHTDHCMRRLEVANHSLWVPDDGFNGLVNKCMRLRINASDVSVTTSQAVGSSIRNILPVTVLSIAQLSEHSVLLELELAAGVSIKSTITVWAARELDLTHGTTLYAQIKGVSFTQQNLASH
- a CDS encoding DUF3069 domain-containing protein, which encodes MSETQDIQTIDLAEVSKELRQVIEFDEVPEQMYQMVVSIHEAAEQEVRQAWDDLPASAQNVVDSFEQFHALTSVSQAFAGVGLLEEFPSLNIPENMDEEQTNAYKAQMLDQVLFNCIKDMVKQLKKARRDPILKREFNSVFLRD